TTCTGAACCTGAAAACAGGCATCtacaaaaaaatctacaaataacTTCACACATAATGATAGATAAAAAAGCacaatttataaatgtaaaacataaaaccttAAGACTttcacaagaggaaaaaaaaatggtttgtgACCTAGGGTTTGGAAAATATTCCTAAggcatgataaaaaaaaaaaaagaaacagtcataAACTTAAACATAATTggacattataaaaattaaaaatattttctctaagcaagatattattaaaataatcaaatacaaGATCATATCAAAagatttgtgtcatcttcaatttctttcataagtgttttaaaGTTCTCAGAGTAAAGAtcattcacctctttggttaggtttataccTAGATATCttaatggtttttggtgcaattgtaaatgggatcaatactttgatttctttttgtgatgtttaattattggtgtacagaaatgcaacagatttctgtacattgactttgatcttgtgactttactgaatatGTATATCAGTTCTAGccagtttttggtggagtcttttaggttttctacgTAGAGTATATtgcatctgcaaatagtgaaaatttgacttctggCTGATATGggtgcattttatttcttcttgttgtctgattgctgaaagACTAGGACTTCCATGACAgtattaaataacagtggtgagagtggatatctcTGTCTTACTCCTGACCAAAGCAGAAAAGCTCCCAGTTTTTCCCAATTGAGGATGATATCTGTGGGTATTTCAtataagtaaaaggaaaaatattccatggtcatggattaaaagagcaaaaattgttaaaatgcccatactaaccaaagcaatgtatacatttaatgcaatcccaatcaaaatttcaAGAGCATTTTCACAGAGatagagcaaacaatcctaaaatctgtaggTACCtacaaaagaccacaaatagccaaagcaattttgaaaaagaaaaccaatgctGGACACATCACAATTCCATAATTCAAAtgatattacaaagctgtagtgatgaAGACAGTATGGttgtggcacaaaaacagacacatagatcagtggaacagaatagaaaatccagaaatggaccctcaactatatggttaactaatcttttaCAAAGCAGGGCAGATATCAAATGGGAAAAAAGTCTGTCTCTCCAAAAAAgtcttgggaaaactgaacagcaacatgcaaaaacaatgaaacagGACCACTGCTTATGTGATACACAAatgtaaattcaaaatggatgaatgatcTAAATCTGAGATAGGAAACcaccagaatcctagagaagaacacaggtagAAACCTCTTTAAcattagccatagcaacttcttactagatacatcTCTAAGGCAAgagatacaaaagcaaaaataaactactgcaacttcatcaagatagaaatCTTCttcacagaaaagtaaaaaatcaacaaaactaaaaggcaacttctgaatgggaaaatatatttgcaaatgacatgtctaATAAAGgatcagtatccaaaatatataaagaacttaccaaattcaacacccaaaaaacaaatagccCAGTTAAAAAtggcataacaaatatcatggaggaaaaggggtgttagagaggagaagggagttggggtaaattggaaggggaggtgaatcatgagaaactatggactctgaaaaacaatctgaggggtttgaagtggcgggggggtgggaagttggggtaccaggtggtgggtattatagagggcatggattgcatggagcactgggtatggtgaaaaaataatgaatactgtttttctgaaaataaataaattaatttaatttttaaaaaaaaggacagaagagatgaatagacatttatccaaaaaCGTTATAGATGtccaacaaacaaatgaaaagatgatcaacatcatgatcatcagggaaatagaaatgaaaactacaatgggTAAAACTAACAACATAGGAAATAACAggttgttggcaaggatgtggagaaaggggaaccctcttatactattagtgggaatgcaaactggtgcagcttctctggaaaatagtacagatgttcctcagaaaattaaaaatagcactaaCTTGTGACCCATCATCTAGGGGGATCCACGAAATTcacctaggtatttacccaaaggatataaaaataccgATTCAAAGGGGTATATGCACTCTGATATTTACagaagcattatcaacaatacccaaattatagaaagagccaaaatgtccattgactgattaATGGACAAAGAAGAAGTGGCATATgtgtacaatgaaatattactcaggcatgagaaagaatgagatcttaccatttgcaatgacctgaATGGAGCGAGAGACTATTATGCTAAGTttaataaatcagtcagagaaagacaaataccatataatttcatgcctatgtgaaatttaagaaaaaaaagaaatgaatagggggaaaaagagagacaaaccataaaacagaatcttaactatagagaacaaactgagggttgctggagggaaggtggcagggggatgggttaaagAGTGatggcagggacgcctgggtggctcagtggtttaagtctctgccttcggctcaggtcgtgatctcagggtcctgggatcgagccccacatcgggctctctgctcagcagggagcctgcttccccctctctctctgcctgcctctctgcctacttgtgatctctctctgtctgtcaaataaataaataaaaatcttaaaaaaaaaaagagtgatggcAGTTAAGGAGGgaacttgttgtgatgagcaacAGGTATTATATGTAACTGATAATCATGACATTCTACGCTTAAAACTGACatgacactgcatgttaactaagtGGAACTTACATAAAAattcccctcagattgtttttcagagtccatagtctctcatggttcacctccccttccaatttaccccaacccccttctctctaactccccatgtcctccatgctttttgttatgctccacaaataagtgaaaccatgtgataattgactctctctgcttgacttatttcactcagcataatctcttacagtcccgtccatgttgctacaaaagttgggtattcgtcctttctgatggaggcataatactccatagtgtatatggaccacatcttccttatccattcatccgttgaagggcatcttggttctttccacagtttggcgaccatggccattgctgctataaacattggggtacagatggcccttcttttcactacatctgtatctttggggtaaatacccaggagtgcagtggtgggggggtaggaagtcggggtaccaggtggtgggtattatagagggcatggattgcatggaacactgggtgtggtgaaaaaataatgatactgttatgctgaaaataaataaatgaaaaaaaaataaggtgggagaggtaaagaaaaaaaaattgaaacaaacaaacaaaagaacaaagtagaGCAAAACAGACTACAAAAAGGAATAGACATGAAATGGGAAGGCTAAGAATTTAGGTAAATCTTACTTTATGTAATGGTGTGACTTTAGATAAACATAACTACACCAAGCTTCACTTTCCCATCCACACAACAAATGTATTTTGATGATCAGTTATGTGTTGGTTTGGCTGTATAAaggtcaaaaataaaaatctactgaAAGACACGTGATCCATAATGTCTACATAGGCAAAATGGATGAACCTCGATTGTCTTTATGGAATCTTCAATCTCTGGCATTTAAAGCAGACATATTCTTGCAAATTGGAGGATAGATAATTGGAGTACAGACAGAGTATATCTGACACAAGCTTCTAATACCAAGTGGCAATAAGAACACTCACAAAATTGCAATGTCATGTTACTGGTAGCTAATTCAATGCTTTGAAGACTACCATTCATgtttgaaggggggaaaaaaaacctcaaaatgacaatggggaatacaaatcaaaaccacaatgcgataccaccttacaccaaatcaacaagtcaggaaatgacagatgctggcaaagatgcggagaaaggggaaccttcctacactgttggtaggaatgcaagctgcaagctggtgcaaccactctggaaaacagcatggaggttcctcaaaaagttgaaaatagagctaccctatgacccagcaattgcactactgggtatttaccctaaagatacaaatgtagtgatccgaaggggcacgtgcacctgaatgtttatagcagcaatgtccacaatagccgaagtatggaaagaacctagatgtccatcaacagatgaatggataaagaagaggtggtatatatatacaatggaatactatttttgatgcaaccatcaaaagaaatgaaatcttgccatttgcgacgatgtggatggaattagagggtattatgcttagcgaaatatgtcaatcagagaaagacgactATGatcatatgaggaagtggagatgcaacgtggggtgttttgggggtaggaaaagaataaatgaaacaagatgggatatggagggagataaaccataagagactcttaatgtcacaaaacaaactgagggttgctggggaggagagggggagggagagggtggtggggttatagacattggggaaggtatgtgcgatggtgagtgctgtgaagtgtgtaaacctgacgattcacagacctgtacccgtggggctaataatacattatatgcttataaaaaaaataaaaaataaattattttaaaaatgtaaaaaaaaaaaagcatatatagaaaacagaaaaaaatcaataggttCTTAATGTTTAAGACATTTtcataaaacaacataaataaaataggaaatagagCAAATATCAAAAAAATGACAATGGGGAAAAAGACAACATGTTTCTTACTTAATGTTATTACTAAACAGAACAAAGATGTGAAGTAATTGTAGtattggtgagaaaaaaaaagaagaccattttataaaaactaaaaattattataaGACAACCTTCCTTTACCATGTAAGGATAAAATAGGCTAAGAAGGTTGCAActaaatgtatttcatttaaacACACAGAATCTTCCTGTATATAACTAACTACAAAGACAGATAATGTTTCTGATCAAAATGGTGTCCTACTCAGAGTTTTTCTCACAGCAAGCTTAATGTCTCTGTTTCTCAAGCTGTAAATGAAAGGGTTCATCATGGGAACTGCATTTGTATAAAAGACAGAGGAGATTTTTCCTTCATCCATAGACCCAGCAGAAGATGGCTGAAGATACATAAACGCACCTGAtccaaagaagagagaaacagcaaTTATGTGGGAGCTGCACGTGCTGAAGGCTTTGGACCTGCCCTCAGTGGAGCTCATGTGCAGGATGCTGGACAGGATGAAaccataaaagacaaaaatggtaATAGTGGGCACAATCACATTGATGCTCAACACAATGAAAATCAACAGCTCATTCACATAGGTGCTGgtgcaggagagctggagcggAGGGAGAATGTCACACAAATAATGGTTGATGGTGTTTGCATCACAGAAGGTCAGTCTCAGCATGCATCCAGTGTGAGCCGTGGcacccgaaaatgccatcaaatatGAACCAAGCATGAGGCTGGAACACACTTTAGGTGACATGGCAACATTGTATAAGagtgggttacagatggccacatagcgatcaTAGGCCATTGATGTCAGCACATAAGCTTCAGAAATAGCAAAAGCACAGAAAAAGTGAAGCTGGGTCATGCATCCCCTGTAGGAGATAATATTCTCCTTTGATGTGAAGTTAATCAGCATTTTGGGCGTAAACACAGAAGAATAACAAAGGTCTATAAAGGACAAATTgaagaggaaaaagtacatgggggtgtgcaGGTGTGAATTCAGCAGGATTAGTGTTACAAAACCCAAATTTCCCAACAGAGTGATCACATACATGACTAGAAACATGCAGAACAGGGGGAACTGGAGATATGGTACGTCTGTTAGCCCCATCAGAATGAATTCAGCAACAAATGAAGCATTTTCAGGAGGCATTTTTCTCTAAGGGGATCTGTGAACATAGGAAAAAATGTTAGAACAATTCAATCTTCCCCACCACATCACCTCTCACAAGAGTTGGGTTTGTACTGCAAATATTTGAGACTAGCCCAACAAGAACCCACAGCACCTGCTTTTTCACTATCATGAATCAAGTCACCTGGACATTCCCTCATTAAAGTTCTTTTAAGCTGTATAAGCAAAGAGCACCAAAATCTGGCCTACAAATTGAAGGCCACTGCTTCCATATACCAACAGGACTGCTATGAAACCAAAGGTTAAAGGAGAATATTGCAACAGTAGAGAATCacctctcattttatttctttgaccaCATTGTCCCTCCCCTAACCAGTAACTGGAGGCAGCAACCTCAAAAACCTGGTGCTGGCTTCTAATGGGGATTAGACTTGGTGTGGTGGGACTGAAGAACATTCTTTCTAATCCAAAACTGAAGAATCAGAGTCTAGGAGAGTTTAAGTTCCTGCCCCATGTCACTGAGTAAAAACCATAAATGCACAAGAGTGAGAGTTCCATTCACGGAACCGACCAATAAATTGCATCCTTGAAACCTAATAATATCTCTGAACCTTCCTTACATGACTACCCTCCCCTTCAACAGATCCTTCTATCAACTTCACATGAGTCTGAGAACTGCaaagaccagaagaaaaaaaaaaaaaagtggcatatcATAGATCCCTGGGCTTCCATCACAAAAGGAAGACATGAATATAAATGGAATTCAGAAACTCACCCTCCTTAGGCAAGAACACCTTGGTCCTTCCTTACCAGTATTACCCCTGTGGCCCCGAAAAAGCAAATTTAATCTCTGTGGCTTTGCTCACTTTGAGTCTATGAGGACAGACCACACACTTAATTTTTGAGCCTTGGAAATCCTTCTGAACTACAGATAACAATTTCTGATTATGAGTCCTCTCAAGCAACAGACAAAATAAACAgcctttattattatcatttttgtcACTTGGTAAATCACAGAA
The genomic region above belongs to Neovison vison isolate M4711 chromosome 7, ASM_NN_V1, whole genome shotgun sequence and contains:
- the LOC122914027 gene encoding olfactory receptor 145-like gives rise to the protein MPPENASFVAEFILMGLTDVPYLQFPLFCMFLVMYVITLLGNLGFVTLILLNSHLHTPMYFFLFNLSFIDLCYSSVFTPKMLINFTSKENIISYRGCMTQLHFFCAFAISEAYVLTSMAYDRYVAICNPLLYNVAMSPKVCSSLMLGSYLMAFSGATAHTGCMLRLTFCDANTINHYLCDILPPLQLSCTSTYVNELLIFIVLSINVIVPTITIFVFYGFILSSILHMSSTEGRSKAFSTCSSHIIAVSLFFGSGAFMYLQPSSAGSMDEGKISSVFYTNAVPMMNPFIYSLRNRDIKLAVRKTLSRTPF